A genomic region of Aquificaceae bacterium contains the following coding sequences:
- the pelF gene encoding GT4 family glycosyltransferase PelF, with protein MELILNKDKPQVLLIAEGTYPYIRGGVSTWIDDLIRGMEEIKFGVVFLGSRREDYEGIRYNLPENLVYLSAFYLFEEKEKPKPRYIEGDKEAFTIIEKLHKLLKDDKSEAIINLIDENFFTNEVKYEDFLYSKRAWEHIVNMYSKYGATEPFVDYFWNVRNLHTPLWVVAQIAKEVGDFDLVHSPSTGYAGFLSALLKRSRKKPFILTEHGIYTRERKIDLMNAPWLSDEKLLLYKGSVGLSAMKRVWTRFFIHLGKVAYAEADIIISLFNGAREIQISYGADPEKCIVIPNGVNVNKLLEAYKRRPPHIPKVVALIGRVVPIKDIKTFIKAMKLLVEKIPEAEGWVVGPTDEDPEYYAECLYLVKVLGLEEKVKFLGFQRVEDILPKVGLLTLTSISEGMPYTVLEGFAGGVPCVATDVGSCRQLIYGGLNEEDIKLGKAGEVVSVKDANGLAESYAKLLTDESLWKSCQKTALERVKRFYSREAFLENYRKLYSGFLSWQA; from the coding sequence ATGGAGCTAATTCTAAACAAGGATAAACCACAGGTATTGCTAATAGCAGAGGGAACTTACCCATATATAAGGGGTGGAGTTTCCACTTGGATAGATGACCTCATAAGGGGTATGGAGGAGATTAAATTTGGAGTAGTATTTTTAGGTAGTAGACGAGAAGATTACGAAGGCATAAGGTATAACCTTCCTGAAAATCTTGTATATCTTTCCGCATTCTATCTCTTTGAGGAAAAGGAAAAACCAAAACCGCGCTATATAGAAGGTGATAAGGAAGCTTTCACCATAATTGAAAAACTTCATAAATTGCTCAAGGATGATAAATCTGAAGCTATAATAAACCTAATAGATGAAAACTTTTTTACAAACGAGGTTAAATATGAAGATTTTTTGTATTCTAAAAGGGCATGGGAGCACATAGTAAATATGTATTCAAAGTACGGAGCTACTGAACCCTTCGTAGACTACTTTTGGAATGTGCGAAATCTACATACACCTCTATGGGTAGTTGCACAAATAGCTAAGGAGGTAGGTGATTTTGACTTAGTTCACAGTCCTTCTACGGGGTATGCAGGTTTTTTATCCGCTCTCTTAAAGAGGTCCAGAAAAAAACCCTTTATATTAACCGAGCATGGTATATACACAAGAGAAAGAAAAATAGACCTTATGAACGCCCCCTGGTTATCGGATGAAAAGCTCCTACTATATAAAGGCTCTGTTGGGCTTTCTGCGATGAAGAGAGTTTGGACCAGGTTCTTTATACACTTAGGAAAAGTAGCCTATGCGGAGGCAGATATCATCATATCTCTTTTTAATGGAGCTCGCGAAATCCAGATATCTTACGGTGCGGACCCAGAAAAGTGCATAGTGATTCCAAACGGTGTGAATGTAAACAAGCTCCTTGAAGCATATAAACGTAGACCACCACATATTCCAAAAGTTGTAGCCCTTATTGGAAGGGTGGTTCCCATAAAGGACATAAAAACCTTTATAAAAGCTATGAAGCTCTTGGTTGAAAAAATCCCTGAGGCAGAAGGATGGGTAGTAGGTCCTACGGATGAAGACCCAGAGTATTACGCGGAGTGTCTATATCTTGTGAAGGTGTTGGGTCTTGAGGAAAAGGTGAAATTCTTAGGTTTCCAAAGGGTAGAAGATATTCTACCTAAAGTAGGACTCCTTACGCTTACTTCTATAAGCGAAGGCATGCCCTATACGGTTCTTGAAGGTTTTGCAGGAGGAGTTCCATGTGTTGCTACTGACGTAGGTTCTTGTAGGCAACTCATATACGGTGGGTTAAATGAAGAAGATATAAAACTTGGTAAAGCGGGAGAAGTGGTATCAGTAAAAGATGCCAATGGATTAGCGGAAAGTTATGCAAAACTCTTAACTGATGAAAGTCTGTGGAAAAGTTGCCAAAAAACAGCATTAGAAAGAGTTAAAAGATTTTATTCAAGAGAGGCTTTCTTAGAAAACTACAGGAAGCTTTATAGCGGGTTTCTATCATGGCAGGCATAG
- a CDS encoding PelD GGDEF domain-containing protein yields MFSVGNLLKNRFRVDKDLLDGKTEINVKLALAEVLLFVGFIYLLGFLFNKEDPLFVNSSFSIVIHTLPLVVLTLFYGFLIGSVYMIIFATVKYLIYGKLDTLHLLYIFLYLLVLSEFHFYWNRKIKSLLEKAEYIEDRLRDVGRALYLTKLSHDRLESYYIARPISIRGFIEELRRDMLKGISLEELLKRAVQFIGSIYTIEKGGLFKINGNKFENVVKLGGMEELNPKDSLIQKALEKGETTYVSDLLPESTSKYLCAIPLPMEGGNYYLFVIERMPFFNLNVDNILSINAILDYILFSYHNFSSLSDLHSRFGWISLDMLREIVKCAYLKEKYNIDSSIVVFKPKKWDESIYYLLFTVRSLDLVDRCENLGIMVLLPFTNQAGAYGFLRRFEGVLQDFKSASFGQLGIHHNIYEIKEVNTLLMEIEEFLFNSVNVVDRA; encoded by the coding sequence ATGTTTTCAGTAGGTAACTTACTCAAAAACAGGTTTAGAGTTGACAAAGATTTATTAGATGGTAAGACAGAAATAAATGTAAAGTTAGCTTTAGCAGAAGTTTTACTTTTTGTTGGTTTCATTTACCTTTTAGGCTTCCTTTTTAACAAAGAAGATCCCTTATTTGTAAATAGCAGCTTTTCTATAGTAATCCATACGCTACCTTTGGTAGTGCTAACCTTGTTTTATGGATTCTTAATAGGCTCAGTATACATGATAATATTTGCTACAGTTAAATACCTTATTTACGGAAAGCTTGATACTTTACACTTGCTATACATTTTTCTATACCTTTTAGTGCTTTCTGAGTTTCATTTCTATTGGAATAGAAAAATAAAAAGTTTACTGGAAAAGGCAGAATATATAGAGGATAGATTAAGGGATGTTGGAAGAGCTTTGTATCTAACAAAGCTTTCACATGATAGATTAGAAAGCTATTACATAGCTAGGCCTATAAGTATAAGAGGTTTTATAGAAGAGTTGCGAAGGGATATGCTTAAAGGTATTAGTTTGGAAGAACTTCTAAAGAGAGCGGTGCAATTTATTGGTAGTATTTATACAATAGAAAAGGGTGGGCTTTTTAAGATAAATGGAAATAAATTTGAAAATGTGGTAAAGTTAGGGGGTATGGAAGAGCTAAATCCTAAAGATAGCTTAATACAGAAGGCTTTGGAAAAAGGAGAGACCACTTATGTAAGTGATTTATTGCCAGAATCCACAAGTAAATATCTGTGTGCTATACCTTTACCTATGGAAGGCGGAAATTATTATCTTTTTGTTATAGAAAGAATGCCTTTTTTTAATTTAAATGTTGACAATATATTGTCTATTAATGCTATTTTGGATTACATATTGTTTAGCTACCACAACTTTAGTAGCCTAAGTGACTTGCATTCGCGTTTTGGTTGGATAAGCCTTGATATGCTTAGAGAAATTGTAAAGTGTGCATACTTGAAAGAAAAATACAATATAGATTCAAGCATAGTAGTTTTTAAACCTAAAAAGTGGGACGAGTCCATATATTATCTATTATTTACGGTAAGGAGTTTGGATTTAGTAGATAGATGTGAAAATTTAGGAATAATGGTGCTTTTACCCTTTACGAATCAAGCAGGTGCATATGGCTTCCTAAGAAGATTTGAAGGAGTTTTGCAGGATTTTAAATCTGCCAGTTTTGGTCAGCTTGGTATTCATCACAACATATACGAAATTAAGGAAGTGAATACACTTCTCATGGAAATAGAGGAATTTCTGTTTAATTCAGTTAATGTGGTGGATAGAGCATAG
- the bioF gene encoding 8-amino-7-oxononanoate synthase: MWWIEHSLEDIKLNNLYRTRFLKEGLLDFCSNDYLALKDHPEVIEESARVLRSYGLGSGASALVSGYTKYHKELEDKLSEFKSTPCCVLFGSGYLANLGTIPTLVGEGDLLLSDEFNHASIIDACRLSKAKVLVYKHRNYQHLEELLSSYRKDYRRCLIVTDTVFSMDGDIADIRTLKRYAEAFDCMLYLDEAHATGVLGPSGKGGLEEFGESWEEYIVVMGTLSKAIGSYGAFVCGSKVLCDYLVNKARSLIFSTSLPPAVCAGAKKAIEIIQRESWRVKKLREISQLIYSRLSTFGLEVFFHHTPILPIMVYEETKALDLRDKLLEQGILIQAIRYPTVPKGMARLRLTATLRYTRDDLKRLFKAFEKP, encoded by the coding sequence ATGTGGTGGATAGAGCATAGTCTTGAAGATATAAAGCTTAATAATTTGTATCGTACACGCTTTTTAAAAGAAGGTCTTTTAGATTTTTGCTCCAATGACTACCTTGCACTGAAAGACCATCCTGAGGTAATTGAGGAGAGTGCAAGGGTTCTTAGAAGTTATGGACTTGGGTCTGGTGCTTCCGCACTTGTGTCTGGATATACAAAGTATCATAAAGAGCTTGAAGACAAACTATCCGAGTTTAAGTCTACACCTTGCTGTGTTCTTTTTGGTTCTGGTTATCTTGCTAACCTTGGCACTATACCTACCCTTGTGGGAGAAGGGGACCTTTTATTGAGCGATGAGTTTAACCATGCCAGCATCATAGATGCCTGTAGGCTTTCTAAAGCTAAGGTGCTCGTATATAAGCACAGAAACTACCAGCATCTTGAGGAGCTTCTCAGCAGTTATAGGAAAGACTATAGGAGATGCCTTATAGTTACGGATACAGTTTTTAGCATGGATGGCGATATTGCGGATATTAGGACACTAAAAAGGTATGCGGAAGCATTTGACTGCATGCTCTATCTTGATGAAGCCCATGCAACGGGTGTCCTTGGACCTTCTGGGAAAGGTGGTCTTGAAGAGTTTGGAGAGTCTTGGGAAGAGTATATAGTGGTTATGGGCACTCTATCAAAGGCGATAGGCTCATATGGTGCCTTTGTATGTGGTTCTAAGGTTTTATGTGATTATCTGGTAAACAAGGCAAGGAGTTTGATATTTTCTACATCTCTTCCTCCTGCGGTATGTGCTGGTGCAAAAAAGGCTATAGAGATTATCCAGCGAGAAAGCTGGAGGGTAAAAAAGCTAAGAGAGATAAGCCAGTTGATATACAGTAGACTTTCCACATTTGGACTTGAGGTGTTCTTTCACCATACTCCTATTCTACCTATAATGGTTTACGAAGAAACCAAAGCATTAGACTTGAGAGATAAACTCCTTGAGCAGGGAATACTTATACAAGCTATAAGATATCCAACTGTTCCAAAGGGTATGGCAAGACTAAGACTCACTGCCACCTTAAGATACACGAGGGATGACCTTAAAAGGCTCTTTAAAGCCTTTGAAAAGCCTTAA
- a CDS encoding dehydrogenase, producing the protein MSLEPTRIPLTVKEFDSQKIGFCAGCGCACGYILYQKEGKIVDLYGHPADPRGMGSFCTKGITYIQEATSNPMRLKGIFMKRGDEFISVDYAQALEILKEKLSKGKTAFLLGRQAGLEDYLLAKSLSEDVFVDAPVVDFMPSTLKPTDWKRAKFILSVDAEPVFSEVMATRWVVDAVESGAYLLCLSSRYETICAKAKDRVLLKPDSMMEFLQAILEPEKGDSRVEFVKRSLFLMRGALVLVGAHLLNSPFREAILSILAGLRRKFGVNYSFVGDLMPFPAKSMKEFFERFEEFKNLVVIGNLFRYLKDEHLEALRDKFVVSFQVFPNLTAHYSDMLFALSLFQERDFVNYRHGFGYLVYSPKTVDTEGVYNPARVLGEAVGLEVSLESFEYYEELRARGEVELKMEDITSRVFSEHYPIQKSELFLYTDSTLVEDLGHWNPWTHEMERFQKAYINPRTAKSRGLKDSVQIGRVSFELIHTENVAESVIFIPSEYEEFQPFDPGHRVGAFLRKPYHRYEAIG; encoded by the coding sequence ATGAGCCTTGAGCCTACAAGGATACCTCTCACAGTAAAGGAGTTTGACAGCCAAAAGATAGGTTTTTGTGCAGGCTGTGGATGCGCCTGTGGGTATATACTTTACCAAAAGGAAGGTAAGATAGTAGACCTATACGGACATCCCGCAGACCCACGAGGGATGGGAAGTTTTTGCACGAAGGGCATAACCTATATACAGGAAGCGACAAGCAATCCTATGAGACTAAAAGGTATTTTTATGAAGAGGGGAGATGAGTTTATCTCTGTTGATTACGCTCAAGCTCTTGAAATCTTGAAGGAGAAACTATCAAAGGGTAAAACCGCTTTTTTGCTTGGAAGGCAAGCAGGACTTGAAGATTATCTCCTTGCCAAAAGCCTTTCAGAGGATGTTTTTGTGGATGCTCCGGTTGTGGACTTTATGCCCTCCACTCTTAAGCCTACCGACTGGAAAAGGGCTAAGTTCATACTTTCTGTGGATGCGGAACCTGTCTTTTCTGAAGTTATGGCAACGCGGTGGGTGGTAGATGCGGTGGAAAGCGGAGCATATCTTTTGTGTCTTTCCAGTAGATATGAGACTATTTGTGCCAAAGCGAAAGATAGAGTGCTTTTGAAGCCAGATTCTATGATGGAATTTTTGCAAGCTATTCTTGAGCCTGAAAAGGGTGATAGCAGGGTAGAGTTTGTTAAAAGAAGCCTGTTTCTTATGAGAGGTGCACTTGTCCTTGTGGGGGCTCATCTTTTGAACTCTCCCTTTAGAGAAGCCATACTTTCTATTCTTGCTGGTCTTAGACGAAAGTTTGGTGTCAACTACAGCTTTGTGGGAGACCTTATGCCTTTCCCTGCCAAGTCAATGAAGGAGTTTTTTGAAAGGTTTGAGGAGTTCAAAAACCTTGTGGTGATAGGTAATCTCTTTAGGTATTTAAAGGATGAGCATCTGGAAGCCCTCAGGGATAAATTTGTAGTGAGTTTCCAAGTCTTTCCAAACCTTACCGCCCACTATTCGGACATGCTTTTTGCCTTAAGCCTGTTCCAGGAGAGGGACTTTGTAAACTACAGACATGGTTTTGGTTATCTTGTCTACTCGCCAAAGACAGTGGACACAGAAGGTGTTTACAATCCCGCAAGGGTGCTTGGAGAAGCGGTTGGATTAGAGGTGAGTTTGGAGAGCTTTGAATACTATGAAGAGTTGAGGGCAAGGGGTGAGGTTGAACTTAAGATGGAAGATATTACTTCAAGGGTCTTTTCGGAGCATTATCCTATCCAAAAGAGTGAGCTTTTCTTGTATACGGATAGCACTTTAGTGGAAGACCTCGGACATTGGAATCCTTGGACCCATGAGATGGAAAGATTTCAAAAGGCTTACATAAACCCACGTACTGCAAAAAGTAGAGGTCTAAAGGATAGTGTGCAAATAGGGAGGGTTTCCTTTGAACTCATCCATACAGAAAATGTGGCGGAAAGTGTTATCTTTATACCATCGGAATATGAAGAGTTTCAACCTTTTGACCCTGGGCATAGGGTTGGTGCTTTTCTGAGGAAGCCTTACCATAGATACGAGGCTATTGGATGA
- a CDS encoding nicotinamide-nucleotide amidohydrolase family protein — protein sequence MIVGLCEENLDFNGFIVRTIGLDALEGYRSVKWAGGVDFFIEDEEELKLFVERYKDFIYAIGKESMEEVVGKLLREKGLKLATAESCTAGLLSARLVNVPGSSQYFLGGFVVYANELKTKLLGVEEEALRKHGAVSEEVCRQMAIGVLEETDADIAIAITGISGPGGGTEQKPAGLTYIALATDREVVLKRFIFQGSRNENRFMATQWALELLRRYLTKGV from the coding sequence ATGATTGTAGGGTTATGTGAAGAGAATCTTGATTTTAATGGTTTTATTGTAAGAACTATAGGCTTAGATGCTCTTGAGGGGTATAGAAGTGTAAAATGGGCTGGTGGTGTTGACTTTTTTATAGAGGACGAAGAGGAGCTAAAGCTTTTTGTGGAAAGGTATAAGGATTTTATTTATGCAATAGGAAAGGAAAGTATGGAGGAAGTGGTAGGGAAGCTTTTAAGGGAAAAGGGTCTAAAACTTGCCACCGCAGAGAGCTGTACCGCTGGGCTTTTGTCTGCAAGACTTGTAAATGTGCCGGGTTCTTCCCAATACTTCTTGGGTGGCTTTGTGGTCTATGCTAACGAGCTTAAGACTAAACTGCTCGGAGTTGAGGAAGAGGCTTTGAGAAAACATGGTGCGGTTTCTGAGGAAGTGTGTAGGCAGATGGCAATAGGGGTTCTGGAGGAAACAGATGCGGATATAGCGATTGCCATAACCGGTATATCTGGTCCAGGAGGTGGAACAGAACAAAAGCCTGCGGGGCTTACTTACATAGCTCTTGCTACAGATAGGGAGGTGGTCTTAAAAAGGTTTATATTTCAGGGAAGTAGGAATGAAAATCGTTTTATGGCTACACAGTGGGCTCTTGAATTGCTGAGGCGATATCTTACAAAGGGGGTTTAA
- the lpxA gene encoding acyl-ACP--UDP-N-acetylglucosamine O-acyltransferase, producing the protein MPRVHPTAIIKGEVELGEEVEIGPYTIIEGKVIIGDGTKIGARVSIKGKVSIGANCKIHDGAVLGDEPQHLKYAGEESEVIVGNNVIIREYVTIHRGTALDKMKTVIEDGVMLMAYAHVAHDCIVRRGVIMANCATLGGHVEVGEYAFIGGLSAVHQWARVGAYAMVGGLSGVSLDIPPYTRASGQHAHLYGINTIGLERKGFSKETITVLKKAYRILFRSGMLREEAISVLLREYGDYEEIRNLVEFIRTSKRGVARDAGRG; encoded by the coding sequence ATGCCAAGGGTGCATCCAACAGCCATAATCAAGGGTGAGGTAGAGTTAGGAGAAGAGGTGGAGATAGGTCCTTACACTATTATAGAAGGTAAGGTAATAATAGGAGATGGGACAAAAATAGGGGCAAGGGTCTCAATAAAGGGAAAGGTCTCCATAGGTGCGAACTGTAAGATACATGACGGGGCTGTTTTGGGGGATGAGCCTCAACATCTAAAATATGCGGGAGAAGAGAGTGAGGTGATAGTGGGAAACAATGTGATAATAAGAGAATACGTCACCATTCACAGGGGAACAGCCTTAGACAAGATGAAGACTGTGATAGAGGATGGGGTTATGCTTATGGCTTATGCTCATGTTGCACATGACTGCATAGTGAGAAGGGGAGTTATCATGGCAAACTGTGCCACCCTTGGAGGGCATGTGGAGGTTGGAGAGTATGCCTTTATAGGGGGGCTTTCCGCAGTGCACCAGTGGGCAAGGGTGGGTGCCTATGCTATGGTTGGTGGTCTTTCTGGAGTATCTCTTGATATACCACCCTACACAAGAGCGTCAGGACAGCATGCACATCTCTATGGTATAAACACCATTGGACTTGAGAGAAAAGGTTTTTCTAAAGAAACAATCACTGTCCTTAAAAAGGCATACAGAATACTTTTTAGAAGCGGTATGTTAAGAGAAGAGGCTATAAGTGTGCTACTCAGAGAATACGGAGACTACGAAGAGATTAGAAACTTGGTGGAGTTCATAAGGACTTCAAAAAGAGGCGTCGCAAGGGACGCAGGAAGAGGTTAA
- the glmU gene encoding bifunctional UDP-N-acetylglucosamine diphosphorylase/glucosamine-1-phosphate N-acetyltransferase GlmU translates to MRALVLSAGLGTRFKSEKPKVMHNILGKPMLWYVLKTLRELPIEEIALVVGYKAEQIREYFGDAYHYFYQSNPKGGTGDAVLSAVDFWRDYDGYMLVINGDSPLVKPQTLKNMQRYLHMVEEYEGIKLSALLLSTQLPDPTGYGRVIKDEKGNVVRVVEEKDASFEEKLIREINGGVYIFYCPHLVETLFHVKPSPKTGEVYLTEVFNLMHQKGYTVRSFMAEDPTEVLGVNTRWELAIAENVIRLRILQEWAEKGNTIHQPESVWIEPDVVLEGDVEIYPDVMLRGNTKIGRGVIVGKGSILENALVEEGAVIEAYSIVRNSHIKSGAVIGPFAHVRENSLIGKGSHIGNFVEVKKSFIGEGVRAKHLAYIGDATIEDDVNVGAGVVFANFDGKKKHQSYVGRGAFIGSNALLIAPIKVGSYSFIAGGSVVNEDVPDGDLAIERSELRILKGKGKEKLLE, encoded by the coding sequence ATGCGAGCCCTTGTGCTTTCTGCGGGTCTTGGAACACGATTTAAGAGCGAAAAGCCGAAAGTTATGCATAACATACTCGGTAAGCCCATGCTTTGGTATGTTCTAAAAACTCTAAGGGAATTACCCATTGAGGAAATTGCCCTTGTGGTAGGGTATAAGGCGGAGCAGATAAGGGAATACTTTGGAGACGCCTATCATTACTTTTATCAGTCAAACCCAAAGGGTGGAACCGGTGATGCGGTGCTTTCTGCTGTTGATTTTTGGAGAGATTACGATGGTTATATGTTGGTAATAAACGGAGATTCTCCTTTGGTTAAGCCACAAACCCTCAAAAACATGCAGAGATATTTGCATATGGTGGAAGAATACGAGGGTATCAAGTTAAGTGCTCTTTTACTCTCCACACAATTGCCAGACCCTACTGGCTACGGAAGGGTAATAAAGGACGAGAAGGGAAATGTGGTAAGAGTTGTAGAGGAAAAGGATGCGAGCTTTGAGGAGAAGCTAATAAGGGAAATAAATGGAGGGGTTTACATTTTCTATTGTCCTCATCTTGTAGAAACACTCTTTCATGTAAAGCCAAGTCCTAAGACGGGTGAAGTGTATCTCACGGAGGTTTTCAATCTTATGCACCAGAAGGGCTACACGGTAAGGAGTTTTATGGCAGAAGACCCTACAGAGGTCCTTGGGGTTAACACAAGGTGGGAGCTTGCCATAGCGGAGAATGTGATAAGGCTAAGGATACTTCAGGAGTGGGCGGAGAAGGGCAACACCATACATCAACCAGAAAGTGTATGGATAGAACCAGACGTGGTTTTAGAGGGCGATGTGGAGATATATCCAGATGTTATGTTAAGGGGTAATACAAAAATAGGTAGGGGTGTGATTGTAGGAAAGGGTAGTATCTTAGAAAACGCTCTTGTGGAAGAGGGAGCAGTGATAGAGGCATATTCCATAGTAAGAAATTCACACATAAAGTCTGGGGCTGTGATAGGACCCTTTGCTCATGTGAGAGAAAACAGTTTAATAGGTAAGGGTAGCCATATAGGAAACTTTGTGGAAGTAAAAAAGTCCTTTATAGGAGAAGGAGTAAGAGCAAAGCACCTTGCCTATATAGGAGACGCAACTATTGAGGATGATGTGAATGTAGGTGCTGGTGTGGTCTTTGCAAATTTTGACGGAAAGAAAAAGCACCAAAGCTATGTGGGAAGGGGTGCCTTTATAGGGAGCAATGCCCTTCTTATAGCACCCATAAAGGTTGGTAGCTACTCCTTTATAGCTGGAGGCTCTGTGGTAAACGAAGATGTGCCAGACGGAGACCTTGCCATTGAAAGGTCCGAACTAAGAATTTTAAAGGGTAAAGGGAAGGAAAAATTACTTGAATAG
- a CDS encoding Crp/Fnr family transcriptional regulator yields the protein MAKETFRERQAKDLKIEMLKKVHIFEDLSEEELKDALNYMQVREFRRNEYLFFEEEAEPGVYILLDGLIKLLKETHDARIVIVRLVYPGDIFGWIEWGKKVPRNTYTAKAMLESKTLYISNKDFINLAIKHPAIAIKMTCEATATLLQSYETLKSIAGGKVEERIAKVLLEIADRIGKKYEDVIVIDAPLTRLDIAEMTGTTVETTIRVMSKWKKQGIINTERGYIEIIKRRELERLAV from the coding sequence ATGGCAAAAGAGACTTTTAGAGAAAGGCAAGCTAAGGACCTAAAGATAGAAATGCTCAAAAAGGTTCACATTTTTGAAGACCTATCAGAGGAAGAGCTAAAGGATGCTTTAAATTACATGCAGGTTAGAGAGTTTAGGAGAAACGAGTATCTCTTCTTTGAAGAAGAGGCGGAGCCTGGCGTATACATCCTTTTGGATGGTCTTATAAAGCTACTCAAAGAGACGCACGATGCAAGGATTGTAATAGTTAGGCTCGTATACCCTGGGGATATATTTGGTTGGATAGAATGGGGTAAAAAGGTTCCAAGAAACACCTACACTGCAAAGGCTATGCTTGAAAGCAAAACCCTCTACATTTCCAACAAGGACTTTATAAACCTTGCCATAAAGCATCCCGCTATTGCCATAAAGATGACCTGCGAGGCAACCGCTACACTTTTACAAAGCTACGAGACCCTCAAAAGCATAGCAGGAGGTAAAGTGGAAGAGAGAATAGCGAAAGTTCTCCTTGAGATAGCGGACAGGATAGGCAAGAAATACGAGGACGTTATCGTTATAGACGCACCACTTACGAGGCTTGACATTGCAGAGATGACTGGCACAACTGTGGAGACCACCATAAGGGTTATGAGTAAGTGGAAAAAGCAAGGCATAATAAACACAGAGAGGGGATACATAGAGATAATAAAAAGAAGGGAATTGGAAAGACTTGCAGTATGA
- a CDS encoding aminopeptidase, with the protein MYREHIYRLYRVNMNLKEGESLLLLTDTEKDYLLDLMDQFVESARAITQKVKHCVYPSLGGHGKEPPEEVWRLAFGDRAIDELRKKGLFEHILLKEDYSEYEALQILKAYAEDVPQVVVAFPYFSTTHTFFRKALTEGFGCRYASMPLFEPEMFYGPMKVDWDYVAKLSLDVADMLSEAEWVHVKAEGTDMEFSVLGRRAIADTGLFHHSGQYGNLPAGEAFVAPIENSAFGKLTITYGPDRKLERPITLKFRDGAVEEIEGFEPYRNYLEEVFKRYENARVIAEFGVGTNPGAKRPDNVLEAEKILGTVHVAIGDNHTFGGVNRVSFHTDYVVFEPQVIIGGKGWQKRLLEKGKLRT; encoded by the coding sequence ATGTATAGGGAACATATATATAGACTTTACAGGGTGAACATGAACTTGAAAGAGGGCGAGTCTTTGCTTCTGCTTACGGATACGGAGAAGGACTACCTTTTGGATTTAATGGACCAGTTTGTGGAAAGTGCAAGAGCCATAACACAAAAAGTAAAGCACTGTGTTTATCCCTCTTTGGGAGGGCATGGCAAAGAGCCACCAGAGGAGGTTTGGAGGCTTGCCTTTGGAGATAGAGCAATAGATGAGCTAAGAAAAAAGGGTCTCTTTGAGCATATACTCCTTAAAGAAGACTATTCGGAATATGAAGCTCTGCAAATACTCAAGGCTTACGCAGAGGATGTCCCTCAAGTGGTGGTAGCTTTTCCATACTTTTCCACTACACATACCTTTTTTAGAAAAGCTCTTACAGAAGGCTTTGGCTGTAGATACGCAAGTATGCCTCTTTTTGAGCCGGAGATGTTTTATGGTCCTATGAAGGTGGACTGGGATTACGTGGCAAAGTTGAGCCTTGATGTGGCGGACATGCTTTCCGAAGCGGAATGGGTGCATGTAAAGGCGGAAGGGACAGACATGGAGTTTTCTGTGTTAGGAAGGAGGGCTATAGCGGACACGGGTCTATTCCACCATAGCGGTCAATATGGAAACCTGCCTGCTGGCGAAGCCTTTGTAGCTCCTATAGAAAACTCAGCCTTTGGAAAGCTAACCATAACCTACGGTCCAGACAGGAAACTGGAAAGACCCATAACCCTTAAATTCCGAGACGGTGCGGTGGAAGAGATAGAAGGCTTTGAACCATATAGGAATTATCTTGAAGAGGTGTTTAAAAGATACGAGAATGCCCGAGTAATTGCGGAGTTTGGCGTTGGGACAAACCCGGGTGCAAAAAGACCCGACAATGTGCTTGAAGCAGAGAAGATTCTTGGCACAGTGCATGTAGCTATTGGAGATAATCATACTTTTGGAGGTGTAAACAGGGTTTCCTTTCACACCGATTATGTGGTTTTTGAACCCCAAGTAATCATAGGAGGTAAGGGATGGCAAAAGAGACTTTTAGAGAAAGGCAAGCTAAGGACCTAA